Below is a window of Hydrogenimonas sp. SS33 DNA.
TTGTCGATGCGGCAGGAAGAGACGATCACCTCTTCGGGCTCGTAGCCGCCGTTGGCGACCGCGGAGGCGATCACCTTGGAGATCACTTTCGCCGCCTTGTTGGGCATGAACTCCAGGCTGGCCAGCGCCAGTTCCGCGTTCATTCCCTGAACTTCGCGTGCGATGAGGCGTGCTTTGGTCGGGCTGAGGCGGATGAATTTCAGTGTTGCTTTGCTCATGCGCTACCCCTTACTTCCCGATCTTTTTCTGTACCGAGCCCTTGTGGCCGCGGAACGTGCGTGTCGGAGCGAACTCGCCGAGTTTGTATCCGACGTGGTTCTCCGTGATGTACACGGGAACGAACTGGCGTCCGTTGTGGACGTTGATGGTCAAACCGATCATCTCCGGGAAGATGGTGCTTCGGCGTGACCAGGTTTTAATCGGTTTCGTATCACCGGTCTCTTTCGCTTTGAGCACCTTCTTCATCAGATGCTCGTCGATAAAAGGACCTTTTTTAATCGATCTTGCCATGTCTACCTATCCTCTTATTTTTTCTTGCGTCGTGAAATGATCAGTTTGTCGCTGGCTTTCTTACGACGGGTCTTGAAGCCCTTGGTCGGCATACCCCACGGTGTAACGGGATGTCGTCCGGAGTTGGTCTTGCCTTCACCACCGCCGTGGGGGTGGTCGACCGGGTTCATCGCACTACCGCGGGTCTGGGGACGGATGCCGAGGTGCCGGCTGCGTCCCGCTTTGCCGATGACCATGTTGGAGAACTCTTCGTTTCCGACGGTTCCGATGGTCGCCATGCACTCACCGAGGATCTTGCGCATTTCGGAGCTGGGCATGCGGAGAATGACATACTTGTCTTCCCGTCCCATGATCTGGGCGTATCCGCCGGCGCTGCGGACCAGCTGGGCCCCTTTGCCCGGTTTCATCTCGATGTTGTGCACCAGGGTACCGACCGGAATGTTCTTCAGCTTCATCGCGTTGCCGGGTTTGATGTCCAGGCCGCTCTCGGCCGCCTGAACCTTGTCACCCACCTTCAGGCCGCTGGGCTGAAGAATGTAGCGCTTGTCGCCGTCGGCGTAGTTGACAAGGCAGATGCGGCAGTTGCGGTACGGATCGTACTCGATGGTCGCCACGGTGCCTTCGACGCCGAACTTGTTGCGCTTGAAGTCGATGATGCGATAGAGTTTCTTCGCACCCGCTTCCTTGTGGCGCGACGTGATGCGGCCACGGTTGTTGCGTCCCGCTTTGGCGGGCAGTTTTTTCAGGAGCTTGCGAACGGTCGGCTTGCTCGTGATGTCACTGCTCTCGATGACGCTCATGAAGCGTCGGCTGGGAGTGTACGGTTTGAATGTTTTGATTGCCATGCTCTATCCCTTATGCACTCAAGCTCTCGATGTTGGCGCCTTCCGGCAGCTTCACATAGAACTTTTTGAAATCGGGGCGTTTGCCCTCTTTGCCGCGGAAGCGCTTGACCTTGCCGCTCTGGCGAAGAGAGTTGACTTTCAGCGGGTTGACGCCGAAATACTCTTTGAAGATCGCCTTGAGCTGGTTCTTGGTGACCTTCGGAGAGGTCTGTACCACGATGATACCCTCTTCCTGAAGGCCCAGCGTCTTCTCCGTATATACGATTGATTTGATATCAGTAATATCCGCCATCTCAGCCCTCTTTCGTCAGATTTTCCCAAACCGCTTTCTCGATGACAACCGCGCGATACGCCGCTGCCAGATAGCCGTTGAGTTCGTTCTCTTCGATCAGATAACAGTTGGGAAGGTTTCTAAATGCCAGGTAGGTCTTGTCGTCGATGAGAGACTTGACCCACAGCGCATCACGCTCGCCCAGCTTGTTCATCATCGCCGCCGCATCTTTGGTCTTGCCGCTGGCGACCTCGATGGCGTCTACGATGTAGAGTTTGCCGTTGGCCGCTTTTTCGGCCAAGGCGTGCATCAGCGCCAGGCGCTTCTGCTTTTTGTTCACCTTCTGGTCGTAGTTGCGGTTCGCTTTCGGTCCGAAAGCGACGCCGCCGCCGACGAAGAGCGGTGAGCGGATGGAGCCGGCGCGGGCGCCGCCGCGGCCCTTCTGGCTCCAGGGTTTCTTGCCGCCGCCGCTGACTGCGGAGCGGTTTTTGCTGTGGGCGGTGTTGGCGCGCAGTGCGGCCTGATACGCCTTGACATATAAATATAGGTTGTGCGGGCTCGCTTCGAGGAAGTTCGCGGGAACTTCCGCCTCACCCGCTTTTTCCAGTTGTTCGTTCAAAACTGTAGCCGTACTCATTTAGAAATCCTTACACGTCCCATTGCGCCGTTCGGCCCCGGAACCGCACCCTTGACGACAAGGATCTTGTTCTCGGGATCGAAAGAGACGATCTCGTTTTTTACAGAAACTTTGGCGTTGCCGTACTGTCCGGGCATCTTCTGTCCGGGCTGTACGCGGCCGGGCCATTCACAGTTACCGATGGAACCGGGTGCACGGTGGAACCGTGAACCGTGGCTTCTCGGACCGCCCGCGAAGTTCCAGCGTTTCATGACACCGGAGAAACCGCGTCCCTTGCTCGTAAAGGTGCATTTGACCTTTTTCGCTTCGGTAAGGGGCGTCAGGTCGAGGTCGCCGGCTTCGGTGTTGGCCACTTTCAGCGTCGCGAAGCGGTTGAACTCCGGGCTGAGGCCGTATTTCTTCTGCTGGCCCTCGATCGCCTTGTTGCGTTTCTTGCCGGAAGCGTAGGCGACGATTGCGCGTCCGTCTTCGGCAACTTCACAGACTTTGATATCCTGTACTTTCAGCAGTGTGACAGGTGTGCTCGGCACACTGATCGTTCGGCTCATGCCGATCTTTTCTACGATGAATTCCATCCGTTACCCCTTGTTACCCATAGATCGTACTTCGACGTCCACTTCGGGTGCCAGATCGAGTTTCATCAGCGAATCGACGGTATCGGGTGTCGCAGAGACGATGTCGATCATCCGTGCATGCATCCTGATTTCGAATTGTTCGCGAGAATCTTTGTTGACGTGAGGTGATCTGAGCACCGTATAGCGCCGGATCTTGGTAGGCATAGGAATTGGGCCGCGAATTTCCGCACCCGTTCGTTTGACTGCTTCTACAATGGCAGCAACTGACCGGTCAAGCACACGATGGTCGTACGCTTTGAGCTTGAGTCGAATTTTTTCCATAGGTTTTCCCTTAAAAGAACTTGTTGGAAACCAGGGTTTTCACCCACCAACACTTTTTGGAGCCAAGATTATACTCAAAACTTTTCCTCACTTCAAGGTTTTTTGGGGATTTCATGATACAATAGAGGAAATTTGTTTCCTTTTTGGAAGGAAAAGTAATTGAGAGTGGGTAGTGGGTAGTGGGTAGTGGGTAGTGGGTAGTATCAGCGAAGCTGATTTTGAATGGGTTGTCAAAGGTTGTCGTCAATTCAATGAAATTTTAAACTGCGAATCATTCTCAACGCGCCCCAATGACCAATGACCAATGACCAATGACCAATGACCAATGACCAATGACCAATGACCAATGACCAATGACCAATGACCAATGACCAAAATCTAAAATCAAAAAGGGGCGAAGTCCCGTTCTAACGACCAATGACCGAAAGGCGCACCCATGCACCAACTCGAAGCATTCTACGAATCGACACCCAAAGCGGTCGGGTTTGTCGAACGGCGTGTCGAAATGCCCTCCCATACAGTCCAGCTCTACGGGCCGCCCAGATCCGGCAAGACGTGGCTGGTCCTCGACCATCTCTCCAGGGTTCCGAGAAGAAAACGGCTCTATGTCGACCTGCGCGACCTGCGCGTCGACAAAGAGGAGCTGGCCAGGAGTCTGAACCCGTTCATCCACGCCCAAAAGATCGAAACGGTCGTGCTGGACCATTACGACGGCTCCGTGCCGCTACCCTCCTGCAGGCAGCTCGTCGTCGTCTGCGAGAAGGGTGAACCGGTGAGACCGCTGATGCCCCTACTGGAACTCAAGAGCCTCGATTTCGAGGAGTATCTCGCCTTCGAACGCCGGCACATCCATCTGGAGCACTCTTTCTCCCTCTATTTGCGCACCGGGTCGCTCCCGCAGATGGCACAGGTGCACGAAACCCTGCTGACAATGGCGCTTCAGGAGGCGGTCCGATCTATCTTCCCCCGTGAAAACGAACGGAGCCTTTTCCGTCATCTGGCCCGCCATCTGGGCAAGCAAGTCACCGCCTACCAACTCTACACCCTTATGAAAAAAGAGGGGAAAATATCGAAAGACTGGCTCTACCGGACGCTGAAATCCTGGGAGGAGCGCGGCATCGTGCAGTGGATTGAGAAGATGGACCACCCCCGCGCCGCCAGGCGGCTGCTTATCTACGACTTTGCCATGCCCGCCTCCCTCTATTTCGAAAAATCACTGATGGGACAGCTCCTTTCCCTGGCAGGCTCCCATCTGCTGGAAACAAGCCGGGATATCTACTTCTCCGACCATCTCGATTTTCTTCTTCCCGACGAACACCGGGCGATCCTCGTTTCCCCCTTCTCCAACCACCAGATCGCCGCGCAAAAAGTTGCAGCCGCCGCAGAAGAGATAGACCGGTACGCCGTTCGGCGCATCACGATTCTCACCATCGCCAACCGTTTCGAATTTACCTTCGAAAAAAAGCCGGTCCGCGCCGTTCCCTTTTATGAGTGGATTATGGGAGAGTGAGAAGTGAGAAGTGAGAAGTGAGAAGTGAGAAGTGAGAAGTGAGAAGTGAGAAGTGAGAAGTGAGAAGTGAGAAGTGAGAAGTGAGAAGTGAGAAGTATCAGCAAAGCTGATTTTGTATGTGTTGTCAAGAGTTTGTGTCAATTCTACATAATTTTAAAACTGCGAATCATTCTCAACGCGCCCCAATGCCCAATGCCCAATGCCCAATGCCCAATGCCCAATGCCCAATGCCCAATGCCCAATGCCCAATGCCCAATGACTAATGCCCAATGACTAATCTCAATTCCGCTATCATTCCATCATGCAAAACAGTGGAAAACTCTGCGGTATCGACGAAGCGGGGCGGGGGCCGTTGGCCGGGCCGCTGGTGATGGCGGGGGTCGTTTTAAACGAACCGGTCGACGGGCTGGACGATTCGAAAGCGTTGAGCGAAAAACGGCGGGAAACGTTATACATGCGCATTGTCGAGGCCTCCATATGGCATATCGTCTCTTTCGATGCGCAAACCATCGACGAAAAGGGCATCAGCGCCTGCCTCATCGAGGGTTTGAAAGAGATCATGGCCGCCATACCCGCAGGAAGCTACCTTTTCGACGGCAATACCACCTTCGGCCTGCCCGGATTGCGCTGCCAAATCAAAGCCGACATGCAGATCCCCGAAGTCTCCGCGGCAAGCATTCTCGCCAAAGTCACAAGAGACCGGATCATGCAGGCGTTGGCGCTACAGTACCCCGCCTACGGCTTCGAGAAACACAAGGGCTACGGGACCAAAGCTCACGTCGAAGCGATCGCCACGCACGGCCTCTCGCCTGTTCACAGGCGAACCTTCAAAATAAAGTCCCTGCAGCAGCCGTCGCTTTTTTGAGGTGCCCTTGAATCACTCCTCTTCAAACATCGAATCGTCGGTCGTGTTGATGTCGAATGCGGTCTCTACGGTTTCGTTGGTATCCAGGTCGGTCACCTGCACGTGCCATACCCCTTTGGCACGTCCGGGCAGGAAGCGGTAGTCGTAGACCGACCCGTAAAGGGGAGGGATATCGAAGTGGCGTATCCGGTCATCTTCAGGCGAGGTGGGGGAGATCCAGTGAAACTCGACCCGTTTGCCTGCCGGATTGTCGGAACGGTCCAGGTAGTAGGTGCAGTAGATGCGCTCGTTCTCTATGTTGCACTGCACATCGGCTCCCAGCAGTGCCACGGCCATCGTCAGAAAAAGCGGGGCAAAAGGTCTCATCATAGCTCTATTGTAGCGCATTTCCGTAGAGGGTGGCGACGAGGCGCCTCGGTCCGCCGTGGTTGCGTGCTTCGATCAGGTAGATCCCCTGCCACGTCCCCAGCGCCATGCGTCCGCGGGAGACGGGGATCGTCAGCTGGCATCCGAAGAGCATCGATTTCAGGTGGGCGGGCATGTCGTCGCTTCCCTCCAGCACATGGGTGAACCGGGGGTAGTTTTCGGGGATCAGGTCGTCGATGAAGGTTTCGGTATCGGCCCGGACATCGGGGTCGGCATTCTCGTTAATCGCCAGCCCCGCGCTGGTATGCTGCAGAAAAAGGTGCAGCAGGCCCGTTTCGTACTCCGCCAGCTGCGGAAGCTGCGCCTCAATCTCCCGCGTCACCAGATGCACCCCCCGCGGCCTGGCTGAAAGCCGGAGCGCAACCTGTTCCATTTTCATAACTCTACCCGAAGAGATATTTGATGACCCGTTTGATGACACACTGGTCATCCTTCTCTTCCCGCACCTCTTCGACCCGGCGTGTCACGGTTACCCCGTCGTCGATGTAGCCGATGCGCTCCTTCGCTTTGGCCAGGGCTTCGCTTTCGCTGGCCGCCATCGTCAGCACCACCGCCATGCGCCGCCCTTCGTGGCTTTCGGGTTTACCGAATATCCGCACGAAAGAGTCGGCGGCGAAGAGTTTTTCGTCCACGTTCAAAACCGGCGTCACGCTCTCGTTTTTCGCCTTATAGGCGGCACTGGCGCCCGGTGTGAAGAAGGTGAAATCCAGAGGCAGCCCCAAAACAGCCCTTAGATGAAGGGCGAATTCGCTCTGGCTCTGGGTGATGAGGGTGACCATACCGGTGTCGTGGGGGCGCGGGCTCACTTCGGAGAAGTAGACCTCTTCCCCTTTGATGAAGAGTTCGACGCCGAAAATCCCCCGGCCGCCCAGGCCGTCGGTGATCTTTTTCGCCACCTCCTGCGCCTTCTCCAGCGCCGCGGGGGTCATGAAGGCGGGCTGCCAGCTGAAGATGTAGTCCCCCTCTTTCTGCTCGTGGGCGATGGGTTCGCAAAAGACCGTCTGCTTCTCGTTGCGGGCGGTCAGGAGCGTAATTTCGTAGTCGAAATCGACAAAGCCCTCCACGATCAGTTCGCTGGCATCCCCCCTGGCCTCCTTGGCGATCTCCCAGGAGCGCTCCAGGTCTTCGGCGGTTTTGGCGATGCTCTGGCCGTGGCCCGACGAACTCATCACCGGCTTGATGACGCACGGAAACCCCACCTCTTCCGCCGCCGCCTGCAACGCTTCGAAAGAGGAGACGAACCGATAGGGGCTGGTTTTGAGCCCCAGCTCCTCCGCGGCGAATTTCCGGATATTTTTGCGGTTCATCGTCTTGTTGACCGCTTCGGCGTTGGGGATGACATGAAAACCCTCCTTCTCCGCTTCAAAAAGGGCATCGATGCTGATCGCCTCGATTTCGGGGAGGATGTAGGTGGGCTGAACCCGACGGATCAGGTCGAGCACCTCCTCTTTGTCTTGCATGTCGATCACATGGGCTTCATGGGCGACCTGGTGGGCCGGCGCGTTCGGGTAGCGGTCCACGGCGATCACCTCCAGGCCCAGGCGCTGCGCCTCGATGGCCACCTCTTTACCGAGCTCTCCGCTGCCCAGCAGCATGATTTTGACGGAATTCGATTTCAGGGGTGCGGGAAAATGCATGGCGTATCCTTCTTGGAAACAATCTCTTTTTGAATGTTGACAACTATATCCAAAAATTCGTTAGATTTCGTTTTGAACGGGGAGGTAGAAAATTTTTGACAAAGAAGAAAAAAACTCCGCCTTTGGGCGGAGCTTTCACTACAGACGCGCTTCGTAGCGTCGCAGCATGAAAAGACGCTTGAGCAGCTTCTTGCGGGCTGCAATCTTCTGCTTTTTGCGCTTTTCGGTCATCGGTTCGTAGAACCGACGGGCACGAGCCTCCGTGACGATCAGGTTGCGGTCGACCTGCTTCTTGAAGCGGCGATACGCCTCGTCAAAAGACTCGTTTTCGCGTACGAGGATGCCAGGCATACTGACATCACCCCCTTTCGGTAATTTTTTGCGGCGGGAATTATAGCATAGTTTTGATATGATACTTAGTAAGAGATATGTATGGACATGGATCCTCTTCTCGAAATCAAAGATTTCGAAGCTTTAGGGGGTGCAGGGGACAGCTGTGTCCCCGCCAAAGTATGGGGTTTGCCCATACTTTGCATGACATCAAACACAATGGAGGTCGGCGATGCAGAAGATTTTCAAGGATTGCTACGGGCTGGACCGGCGCTGCTACGAGAAGTTCGGATTGACCGAAGATATCCTGATGGAGCATGCCGCCGACGCGATGGCGCGCCGCATCAACACCCTGGCGAAGGAGAGAAGCCACATTCTCATCGTGGCGGGCCCGGGGAACAACGGCGCCGACGGCATCACCCTCGCCAGGCTCCTCTACGGCCGCCACGACATCTCTTTGTGCCTCCCCTACGGCGCCAAATCGCAGATGGCGAAGCTTCAGCTCTCCCGCCTGGAGCAGCTCGGCCTCGAAATCGCCGACGCCCTCCCGCCGGCGGCAGATATCGTCGTCGACGCCCTCTTCGGCGCGGGCCTCTCCAAGCCGCTGGACGAAACGGCGATCGATCTGCTCGACCGCCTCAACGGCATGGACGGCTACAAAATCGCCTGCGACATCCCCACCGGCATCGACCCCTCCGGAAACCCCAACCCCATCGCCTTCAAAGCCGATGCCACCGTCACGATGGGGGCGCTGAAGACGGCCCTTTTCAGCGATCACGCCAAACCCTATGTGGGGGAGATCGAAGTGGCCGACCTGGGGGTGGACCGGCGTGTCTACGAAGACCATACCGACACCTTTTTGCTCGAAGAGACCGATTTCTCGCCTCCGCTGCGCACCAACCCCGCATCCCACAAGGGGCACTACGGCCACCTCTGCGTCGTCGCCGGCAGCAAGCGGGGGGCCGCGGTGCTGTGCGGCCTGGCGGGACTGCGCTTCGGCGCGGGGCTGGTCACCGTCATTTCGGATCACGCCATCGACAATCTCCCCTTCTCCCTGATGCGCAGCGGCTCCCTGCCCGAGACGACCACCGCCGTCGCCATCGGTATGGGCATGGGGTATGAGTACGACCCCATCCTCGTGGAGTCGGCGATCATCGAACGGGACCTCCCCCTTCTGATGGATGCGGACATGTGTTACGTCCCCTGGATCAAGCCGCTGCTGCAGAAGTGTTCCAAAACTGTGGTGACGCCCCACCCCAAAGAGTTCGCCGCCCTGCTCAAAACCCTGGAGATCGACGAAGTGAGCGCCACCGATATCCAGCAGGACCGTTTCGGCTGGGCCCGGCGCTTCAGCGACCGCTACCCCGACACGGTGCTCGTGCTCAAAGGGGCCAACACCCTCGTCGCCCACGGGGGGATGGTCTACG
It encodes the following:
- the rplV gene encoding 50S ribosomal protein L22; the encoded protein is MSKATLKFIRLSPTKARLIAREVQGMNAELALASLEFMPNKAAKVISKVIASAVANGGYEPEEVIVSSCRIDKGPVLKRWKPRARGRASRIMKPTSHVMVEVTEAKDK
- the rpsS gene encoding 30S ribosomal protein S19, whose translation is MARSIKKGPFIDEHLMKKVLKAKETGDTKPIKTWSRRSTIFPEMIGLTINVHNGRQFVPVYITENHVGYKLGEFAPTRTFRGHKGSVQKKIGK
- the rplB gene encoding 50S ribosomal protein L2, with the protein product MAIKTFKPYTPSRRFMSVIESSDITSKPTVRKLLKKLPAKAGRNNRGRITSRHKEAGAKKLYRIIDFKRNKFGVEGTVATIEYDPYRNCRICLVNYADGDKRYILQPSGLKVGDKVQAAESGLDIKPGNAMKLKNIPVGTLVHNIEMKPGKGAQLVRSAGGYAQIMGREDKYVILRMPSSEMRKILGECMATIGTVGNEEFSNMVIGKAGRSRHLGIRPQTRGSAMNPVDHPHGGGEGKTNSGRHPVTPWGMPTKGFKTRRKKASDKLIISRRKKK
- a CDS encoding 50S ribosomal protein L23 — its product is MADITDIKSIVYTEKTLGLQEEGIIVVQTSPKVTKNQLKAIFKEYFGVNPLKVNSLRQSGKVKRFRGKEGKRPDFKKFYVKLPEGANIESLSA
- the rplD gene encoding 50S ribosomal protein L4; its protein translation is MSTATVLNEQLEKAGEAEVPANFLEASPHNLYLYVKAYQAALRANTAHSKNRSAVSGGGKKPWSQKGRGGARAGSIRSPLFVGGGVAFGPKANRNYDQKVNKKQKRLALMHALAEKAANGKLYIVDAIEVASGKTKDAAAMMNKLGERDALWVKSLIDDKTYLAFRNLPNCYLIEENELNGYLAAAYRAVVIEKAVWENLTKEG
- the rplC gene encoding 50S ribosomal protein L3, producing MEFIVEKIGMSRTISVPSTPVTLLKVQDIKVCEVAEDGRAIVAYASGKKRNKAIEGQQKKYGLSPEFNRFATLKVANTEAGDLDLTPLTEAKKVKCTFTSKGRGFSGVMKRWNFAGGPRSHGSRFHRAPGSIGNCEWPGRVQPGQKMPGQYGNAKVSVKNEIVSFDPENKILVVKGAVPGPNGAMGRVRISK
- the rpsJ gene encoding 30S ribosomal protein S10 → MEKIRLKLKAYDHRVLDRSVAAIVEAVKRTGAEIRGPIPMPTKIRRYTVLRSPHVNKDSREQFEIRMHARMIDIVSATPDTVDSLMKLDLAPEVDVEVRSMGNKG
- a CDS encoding ribonuclease HII, which produces MQNSGKLCGIDEAGRGPLAGPLVMAGVVLNEPVDGLDDSKALSEKRRETLYMRIVEASIWHIVSFDAQTIDEKGISACLIEGLKEIMAAIPAGSYLFDGNTTFGLPGLRCQIKADMQIPEVSAASILAKVTRDRIMQALALQYPAYGFEKHKGYGTKAHVEAIATHGLSPVHRRTFKIKSLQQPSLF
- a CDS encoding secondary thiamine-phosphate synthase enzyme YjbQ translates to MKMEQVALRLSARPRGVHLVTREIEAQLPQLAEYETGLLHLFLQHTSAGLAINENADPDVRADTETFIDDLIPENYPRFTHVLEGSDDMPAHLKSMLFGCQLTIPVSRGRMALGTWQGIYLIEARNHGGPRRLVATLYGNALQ
- the purT gene encoding formate-dependent phosphoribosylglycinamide formyltransferase, with the translated sequence MHFPAPLKSNSVKIMLLGSGELGKEVAIEAQRLGLEVIAVDRYPNAPAHQVAHEAHVIDMQDKEEVLDLIRRVQPTYILPEIEAISIDALFEAEKEGFHVIPNAEAVNKTMNRKNIRKFAAEELGLKTSPYRFVSSFEALQAAAEEVGFPCVIKPVMSSSGHGQSIAKTAEDLERSWEIAKEARGDASELIVEGFVDFDYEITLLTARNEKQTVFCEPIAHEQKEGDYIFSWQPAFMTPAALEKAQEVAKKITDGLGGRGIFGVELFIKGEEVYFSEVSPRPHDTGMVTLITQSQSEFALHLRAVLGLPLDFTFFTPGASAAYKAKNESVTPVLNVDEKLFAADSFVRIFGKPESHEGRRMAVVLTMAASESEALAKAKERIGYIDDGVTVTRRVEEVREEKDDQCVIKRVIKYLFG
- the rpsU gene encoding 30S ribosomal protein S21; translated protein: MPGILVRENESFDEAYRRFKKQVDRNLIVTEARARRFYEPMTEKRKKQKIAARKKLLKRLFMLRRYEARL
- a CDS encoding NAD(P)H-hydrate dehydratase, which translates into the protein MQKIFKDCYGLDRRCYEKFGLTEDILMEHAADAMARRINTLAKERSHILIVAGPGNNGADGITLARLLYGRHDISLCLPYGAKSQMAKLQLSRLEQLGLEIADALPPAADIVVDALFGAGLSKPLDETAIDLLDRLNGMDGYKIACDIPTGIDPSGNPNPIAFKADATVTMGALKTALFSDHAKPYVGEIEVADLGVDRRVYEDHTDTFLLEETDFSPPLRTNPASHKGHYGHLCVVAGSKRGAAVLCGLAGLRFGAGLVTVISDHAIDNLPFSLMRSGSLPETTTAVAIGMGMGYEYDPILVESAIIERDLPLLMDADMCYVPWIKPLLQKCSKTVVTPHPKEFAALLKTLEIDEVSATDIQQDRFGWARRFSDRYPDTVLVLKGANTLVAHGGMVYVNPLGTPVLAQAGSGDVLSGLIASLLAQGYTPLNAAVNGTLAHTLAARTYRGADFSATAEDLVEGIRWLEA